In bacterium, a genomic segment contains:
- a CDS encoding ribonuclease HII, which produces MRIAGVDEAGRGCLAGPVVSGATILPPGWCPEGLDDSKRLSAAKRDCLYASILEGALAWGAFAVWPREIDRTDILRASLKAMSGAVGLLGASPDLVLVDGNHAPPLDCPCACIVKGDGRSAAIAAASIVAKVVRDRIMVELDARFPAYGFSAHKGYGSPGHLASLAECGPASVHRFSFRPVAGLRQSSLW; this is translated from the coding sequence TTGCGTATCGCCGGCGTCGACGAGGCGGGCCGCGGCTGCCTGGCGGGCCCCGTGGTCTCCGGAGCGACCATCCTGCCCCCAGGCTGGTGCCCCGAAGGCCTCGACGACTCTAAGCGGCTTTCGGCCGCCAAGCGCGACTGCCTCTACGCCTCGATCCTGGAGGGCGCCCTCGCGTGGGGCGCCTTCGCCGTCTGGCCCCGCGAGATCGACCGCACCGACATCCTGCGCGCCAGCCTGAAGGCCATGTCGGGCGCCGTGGGGCTGCTGGGCGCGAGCCCGGACCTCGTGCTGGTCGATGGGAACCACGCGCCACCGCTCGACTGCCCCTGCGCCTGCATCGTGAAGGGGGACGGGCGTAGCGCCGCGATCGCTGCGGCCTCGATCGTCGCCAAGGTCGTGCGCGACCGCATCATGGTGGAACTTGACGCACGTTTTCCCGCCTACGGTTTCTCCGCCCACAAGGGATACGGCAGTCCGGGCCATCTGGCCTCCCTGGCCGAATGCGGGCCCGCCAGCGTCCACCGTTTCTCTTTCCGTCCCGTGGCCGGATTGCGTCAATCGAGCCTCTGGTAG
- the rpe gene encoding ribulose-phosphate 3-epimerase has translation MAVSPSLLSADFTRLATEIGDMTTAGADLFHLDVMDGHFVPNLTFGPFIVAAIRRCTELLLDTHLMMTRPDRYISAFAEAGADALTIHVESACDVAETLAAIGELGLRRGLSLNPDMPIESVQPYLGTVDLVLVMSVPPGFGGQSFDVAALDKMRRLVAWRDASRLDFAISVDGGVNDETAPGCRDAGADILVSGSHLFAAPDRAGAISRLRGTG, from the coding sequence GTGGCGGTGTCGCCGTCCCTGTTGTCGGCAGACTTCACGCGACTCGCGACCGAGATCGGCGACATGACCACGGCAGGCGCGGACCTGTTCCATCTTGATGTGATGGACGGGCACTTCGTCCCGAATCTCACCTTCGGCCCCTTCATCGTCGCGGCCATCCGGCGCTGCACGGAGCTCCTGCTGGACACGCACCTGATGATGACCCGCCCCGACAGGTACATATCGGCCTTCGCCGAGGCCGGCGCGGACGCGCTGACGATCCATGTCGAGTCGGCGTGCGACGTGGCGGAGACCCTCGCGGCCATCGGTGAGCTGGGTCTGCGACGCGGCCTCTCACTCAACCCGGACATGCCGATCGAGTCCGTGCAGCCCTACCTCGGAACGGTGGATCTGGTACTTGTCATGTCCGTGCCGCCCGGCTTCGGGGGGCAGAGCTTCGACGTCGCCGCGCTCGACAAGATGCGTCGTCTGGTGGCCTGGCGGGACGCATCGCGGTTGGATTTCGCCATCTCCGTGGACGGCGGCGTGAACGACGAGACCGCTCCCGGGTGCCGGGACGCTGGCGCCGACATCCTGGTGTCGGGTTCGCATCTCTTCGCGGCGCCGGACAGGGCGGGCGCCATCTCGCGCCTGCGCGGGACGGGCTGA
- the trmD gene encoding tRNA (guanosine(37)-N1)-methyltransferase TrmD has product MAIKVLTLFPDMVRSVLGASILGRAAAQGQVTYTVADIRDHAVDRHGTVDDYPYGGGPGMIMMAPPVIETVEAVREDEAAPLVLMTPQGETLDEALVLELLVAARAAGELILICGHYKGVDQRVADILRPREVSIGDYVLTGGELPALVLIDALVRRLPGVLGNSDSADADSFTTAQAGGLDGCWYTRPAEFRGHAVPDILLSGHHAKIAAWREAEARDRTRARRPDLIDDENGPTADGGESER; this is encoded by the coding sequence CTGGCGATTAAGGTACTGACCCTGTTCCCGGACATGGTCCGGTCGGTGCTCGGCGCCAGCATTCTCGGGCGCGCCGCCGCGCAGGGACAGGTCACCTACACGGTGGCCGACATCCGCGACCATGCGGTCGATCGTCACGGGACGGTCGACGATTACCCGTACGGCGGCGGTCCCGGCATGATCATGATGGCGCCGCCGGTGATCGAGACCGTAGAGGCCGTGCGGGAGGACGAAGCGGCGCCGCTGGTGCTGATGACCCCCCAGGGCGAGACCCTGGACGAGGCCTTGGTGCTGGAGCTGCTGGTGGCGGCGCGCGCAGCCGGCGAGCTGATCCTGATCTGCGGGCATTACAAGGGCGTCGACCAGAGGGTCGCGGACATCCTGCGTCCGCGGGAGGTCTCCATCGGGGATTACGTGCTCACCGGCGGGGAACTTCCCGCGCTGGTGCTGATCGATGCGCTGGTCAGGCGCCTGCCGGGCGTCCTGGGCAACAGCGATTCGGCGGACGCGGACAGCTTCACCACGGCGCAGGCCGGCGGGCTCGATGGCTGCTGGTACACGCGCCCGGCGGAGTTCAGGGGGCATGCGGTGCCTGACATACTCCTGTCCGGGCATCATGCGAAGATCGCCGCATGGCGCGAGGCCGAGGCCAGGGATCGGACCCGCGCGAGGCGGCCGGACCTGATTGACGACGAGAACGGACCGACGGCCGACGGCGGCGAGTCGGAGCGATGA
- a CDS encoding KH domain-containing protein: MSDVLELISYIVVNLVDHPEAVQIQKLERDGEEVYRLSVHADDLGQVIGKGGQTARAVRALLQAVGAKRNRYYGFEIAEENQ, from the coding sequence ATGAGTGATGTCCTCGAATTGATCTCGTACATCGTCGTCAACCTGGTGGACCACCCCGAGGCCGTGCAGATCCAGAAGCTGGAGCGGGACGGGGAGGAGGTCTACCGGCTGAGCGTTCACGCCGACGATCTCGGCCAGGTGATCGGCAAGGGTGGACAGACTGCGCGTGCGGTCCGTGCGCTGTTGCAGGCCGTCGGTGCCAAGCGAAACCGTTACTACGGGTTCGAGATCGCCGAAGAGAACCAGTAG
- a CDS encoding PASTA domain-containing protein → MKVWQFILLLVSLAAVFAVGLVLSNALLVPRLVHNNAEVRVPDLTGRATADAGRAAAQAGLAVEIVREETHPTLSAGIVISQLPESGHTVREGRSVALVVSAGPPAGQVPQLSGLSRQQAENTLQRESYRVGRILHMKRDGWVAATVAMNFPPVGTRTRKGGEVDLVIAEPPPTPAYLMPDLRGQALYAAQQAIEGAGCVIAPVRFERDRDVPHGTVLAQNPVPGTRIIKGETIELVASTR, encoded by the coding sequence ATGAAGGTATGGCAATTCATCCTGCTGCTGGTCTCCTTGGCGGCGGTCTTCGCCGTCGGCCTGGTGCTGTCCAACGCCCTGCTCGTGCCCCGTCTCGTGCATAACAACGCGGAGGTGCGCGTGCCGGATCTGACCGGACGCGCGACGGCCGACGCCGGCCGGGCGGCCGCGCAGGCGGGTCTTGCGGTCGAGATCGTGCGTGAGGAGACGCATCCCACTCTCTCGGCCGGCATCGTGATCAGCCAGCTTCCCGAGAGCGGCCACACGGTGCGCGAGGGCCGCAGCGTCGCCCTGGTCGTCAGCGCCGGACCGCCGGCGGGGCAGGTGCCCCAGCTGTCGGGCCTGTCACGGCAGCAGGCCGAGAACACGCTCCAGCGGGAATCCTACCGCGTCGGGCGGATCCTGCACATGAAACGCGACGGCTGGGTGGCAGCCACCGTCGCCATGAACTTCCCGCCCGTCGGCACCCGTACGCGCAAGGGAGGGGAGGTGGACCTGGTGATCGCCGAGCCGCCGCCGACGCCAGCCTATCTCATGCCGGACCTGCGCGGACAGGCGCTCTACGCGGCGCAACAAGCGATCGAAGGCGCGGGCTGCGTCATCGCGCCGGTCCGCTTCGAACGCGACCGGGACGTTCCGCACGGCACGGTGCTCGCGCAGAATCCGGTGCCAGGGACACGCATCATCAAGGGAGAGACCATTGAGCTGGTGGCCTCGACAAGGTGA
- the ffh gene encoding signal recognition particle protein: MFQELTSRLGGALRKLSGPERLTEQNVKDVLREVRLALLEADVNYQVAKAFVARVGESAAGQRVWDSLTPDQQVVKLVRDEMVALLGGETVELNLSRSPVATVMVMGLQGSGKTTFCAKLAQRLKKDGRAPMLVAADIYRPAAIDQLHALAETVGVPVHSDRTRKNAVQIVKLGLRRAKDNKCDVLIVDTAGRLHIDDTLMNELADIDKTVPMDEKLLVLDAMIGQESVTVAQEFVARVGFDGAVMTKMDGDARGGAALSVREITGRPIKMVSTGEKLGDLEIFHPDRMAGRILGMGDILTLIERAEENMDTDEAEAMAGRFMNNEFTLEDFQKQIRQVKRMGPLKGVMRMLPGMDGKLLDKANVDENQMKRVEAMINSMTVVERRRPEIINGSRRKRIARGSGTNVSQVNKLLKQYRDMRRMMRQINASGGLEQFSQKVLGKH, encoded by the coding sequence GTGTTCCAGGAGTTGACGAGCAGGTTGGGCGGCGCCCTGAGAAAACTCTCGGGGCCCGAGCGCCTGACCGAGCAGAACGTCAAGGATGTGCTCCGCGAGGTGCGCCTGGCCCTGCTCGAGGCCGACGTCAACTACCAGGTCGCCAAGGCGTTCGTGGCGAGGGTCGGGGAATCCGCCGCCGGACAGCGGGTCTGGGACAGCCTCACGCCCGACCAGCAGGTCGTCAAGCTCGTGCGGGACGAGATGGTCGCACTGCTCGGCGGCGAGACCGTGGAATTGAACCTGTCCCGCTCGCCAGTGGCCACGGTCATGGTCATGGGGCTGCAGGGCAGCGGCAAGACGACCTTCTGCGCCAAGCTGGCGCAGCGGCTGAAGAAGGATGGCCGCGCGCCCATGCTGGTGGCGGCCGACATCTATCGCCCCGCCGCCATCGATCAGTTGCACGCCCTGGCCGAGACGGTGGGGGTGCCGGTGCACAGCGACCGGACACGCAAGAACGCAGTCCAGATCGTCAAGCTCGGGCTGCGGCGGGCCAAGGACAACAAGTGCGACGTCCTGATCGTCGACACGGCCGGCCGGCTCCATATCGACGACACGTTGATGAACGAGCTCGCCGACATCGACAAGACGGTGCCCATGGACGAGAAACTGCTCGTGCTGGACGCCATGATCGGTCAGGAGTCGGTGACCGTGGCCCAGGAATTCGTCGCCCGCGTGGGCTTCGACGGCGCCGTGATGACCAAGATGGACGGCGACGCCCGGGGGGGCGCGGCCCTGTCCGTGCGCGAGATTACCGGCCGTCCCATCAAGATGGTGTCCACGGGCGAGAAGTTGGGCGACCTGGAGATCTTCCATCCGGATCGCATGGCCGGCCGCATCCTCGGCATGGGCGACATCCTGACCCTCATCGAGAGGGCCGAGGAGAACATGGACACCGACGAAGCGGAGGCCATGGCCGGCCGCTTCATGAACAACGAGTTCACCCTGGAGGATTTTCAGAAGCAGATCCGACAGGTAAAGCGCATGGGACCCCTGAAGGGCGTCATGCGCATGCTACCCGGCATGGACGGCAAACTGCTCGACAAGGCCAACGTGGACGAGAACCAGATGAAGCGCGTCGAGGCCATGATCAACTCGATGACCGTCGTCGAGCGCAGGCGCCCGGAGATCATCAACGGTTCCCGGCGCAAACGCATCGCCCGAGGTAGCGGGACCAACGTCTCCCAGGTGAACAAGCTGCTCAAGCAGTATCGCGACATGCGCCGCATGATGCGTCAGATCAACGCCTCCGGCGGCCTGGAGCAGTTCAGTCAGAAGGTTCTGGGCAAGCACTGA
- the rplS gene encoding 50S ribosomal protein L19 has protein sequence MSNIIDSIRQENLRDDLPEFNIGDTIRCKMRISEAGKTRVQNYEGVVIARQGTANEASITVRKISSGIAVERVIPVQSPNLTGIDVVRRGRVRRAKLYYLRGLTGRKARIREKQFGRK, from the coding sequence ATGAGCAACATCATCGATTCTATCAGGCAGGAAAACCTGCGCGACGACCTGCCCGAATTCAATATCGGAGACACGATCCGGTGCAAGATGCGCATCAGCGAGGCCGGCAAGACCCGCGTCCAGAATTACGAGGGCGTGGTCATCGCGCGCCAGGGCACGGCCAACGAGGCGTCCATCACGGTGCGCAAGATCTCCAGCGGCATCGCCGTCGAGAGGGTCATCCCCGTGCAGAGCCCGAACCTGACCGGTATCGACGTGGTTCGCCGCGGCCGCGTGCGTCGCGCCAAGCTCTACTACCTGCGCGGCCTGACCGGTCGCAAGGCCCGTATCCGCGAGAAGCAGTTCGGCCGCAAGTGA
- a CDS encoding YraN family protein yields the protein MSRDKQILGRLGESLARLYYEYEGYGVLATRFRVREGELDLVVRRGPDLAFVEVKTRRGEACGVPAAAVTPRKLRR from the coding sequence ATGTCACGCGACAAGCAGATCCTGGGCAGGCTCGGCGAGAGCCTGGCCCGCCTCTATTACGAGTACGAGGGCTACGGCGTCCTGGCGACGCGTTTCCGGGTCCGGGAGGGAGAACTGGATCTGGTGGTGCGGCGCGGTCCGGATCTGGCCTTCGTCGAGGTCAAGACACGGCGCGGCGAGGCCTGCGGCGTGCCGGCCGCGGCGGTCACGCCCCGCAAGCTGCGCCGG
- the rpsP gene encoding 30S ribosomal protein S16 gives MSTTIRLTRMGRKKRPFYRLIVTDSRNRRDGAYLANLGYYDPFAEPYEAKLQEEEILAWLRKGATMSETARTLVQREGILYRWELERQGLDATEVAAKVAFWRADFASREADRTLARADAARVAKETEAVKKAAEEDERKATEAAAAAEAAKTAAGESEAEPSRDGTTAEAADADATQDEG, from the coding sequence GTGTCGACCACCATCAGATTGACGAGGATGGGACGCAAGAAGCGGCCGTTCTACAGGCTCATCGTCACGGACAGCCGCAACAGGCGCGACGGCGCCTACCTGGCCAACCTGGGCTACTACGATCCCTTCGCGGAGCCCTACGAGGCCAAGTTGCAGGAGGAGGAGATCCTGGCCTGGTTGCGCAAGGGCGCGACCATGTCCGAGACGGCCCGTACGCTCGTTCAACGCGAGGGCATCCTCTACCGCTGGGAACTGGAGCGACAGGGCCTCGACGCCACGGAGGTCGCCGCCAAGGTGGCGTTCTGGCGGGCGGACTTCGCCAGTCGCGAAGCTGACAGGACCCTGGCCAGGGCCGATGCCGCGCGCGTCGCCAAGGAGACCGAAGCCGTCAAGAAGGCTGCGGAGGAGGACGAGCGCAAGGCAACCGAAGCCGCGGCTGCGGCTGAAGCCGCCAAGACAGCCGCCGGCGAATCGGAAGCCGAGCCGTCCCGGGACGGGACGACAGCCGAGGCTGCCGACGCGGATGCGACCCAGGACGAGGGCTGA